A stretch of Grus americana isolate bGruAme1 chromosome 24, bGruAme1.mat, whole genome shotgun sequence DNA encodes these proteins:
- the PKNOX2 gene encoding homeobox protein PKNOX2, whose protein sequence is MHHVSPAPALTMMATQTVPPPPYQDTPQMTATAQQPAKAQPVHLATPAAAANAPVPATAGDPQAQLEADKRAVYRHPLFPLLTLLFEKCEQATQGSECITSASFDVDIENFVHQQEQEHKPFFSDDPELDNLMVKAIQVLRIHLLELEKVNELCKDFCNRYITCLKTKMHSDNLLRNDLGGPYSPNPSSISLHPQEMLQSSPAALPPASNPPPGIVVPAAALPPGNLAMSAGSGSPAVPGGALYQPVTMVTSQGQVLAQAIAPGALQIPNAQVNLDLTSLLDGEDKKSKNKRGVLPKHATNIMRSWLFQHLMHPYPTEDEKRQIAAQTNLTLLQVNNWFINARRRILQPMLDASNPDPAPKAKKIKSQHRPTQRFWPNSIAAGVLQQQGGNSGTNPDGSLSMDNLQPLSSATATMAMQQAMLAAHDDSLDGTEEEEEEEEDEDEMEEEEEEEEELEEEPGGLPAAPGTDLGLDHSDSLE, encoded by the exons atgacggccacagcccagcagcccgCCAAGGCGCAGCCTGTGCATCTCGCCACGCCGGCGGCAGCCGCCAACGCGCCGGTACCTGCCACAGCTGGCGACCCCCAGGCGCAGCTGGAGGCCGACAAACGAGCCGTCTACAG GCATCCGCTGTTCCCACTGCTGACTCTCCTCTTTGAGAAGTGCGAGCAGGCGACGCAGGGCTCCGAGTGCATCACTTCAGCCAGCTTCGACGTCGACATCGAGAACTTTGTCcaccagcaggagcaggagcacaAGCCCTTCTTCAGTGATGACCCTGAGCTGGACAACTTG ATGGTGAAGGCGATCCAGGTGCTGCGCATCCACCtcctggagctggagaaggTCAACGAGTTGTGCAAGGACTTTTGCAACCGCTATATCACCTGCCTCAAAACCAAGATGCACAGCGACAACCTACTCAGGAATGACCTGGGGGGGCCCTACTCCCCCAACCCCTCCTCCATCAGCCTCCACCCCCAG gagatgctgcagagctCACCCGCAGCGTTGCCACCCGCCTCCAACCCGCCGCCGGGCATCGTGGTGCCAGCGGCCGCGCTACCGCCAGGCAACTTGGCCATGAGCGCTGGCAGCGGCTCACCTGCTGTGCCAG GTGGAGCCTTGTACCAGCCCGTGACGATGGTGACGTCGCAGGGCCAGGTCCTCGCCCAAGCCATCGCCCCCGGTGCCCTGCAGATCCCCAACGCCCAG GTGAACCTGGATCTCACCTCCCTCCTCGATGGCGAGGACAAGAAGTCCAAGAACAAGCGAGGTGTCCTGCCCAAACATGCCACCAACATCATGCGCTCATGGCTCTTCCAGCATCTCATG caCCCCTACCCCACAGAGGATGAGAAGAGGCAAATCGCTGCCCAAACCAACCTGACCCTCTTGCAAGTCAACAACTG GTTCATAAACGCCCGACGGCGCATCCTGCAGCCAATGCTTGATGCCAGCAACCCAGACCCAGCCCCCAAAGCCAAGAAAATCAAATCTCAGCACCGGCCCACCCAGAGGTTCTGGCCCAACTCCATCGCCGCTGgggtcctgcagcagcagggcgGCAATTCAGGGACAAATCCTGATG gCTCGCTCAGCATGGACAACCTGCAACCCCTCTCATCAGCCACGGCCACCATGGCCATGCAGCAGGCCATGCTGGCAGCCCATGACGACTCCCTTGACGGCaccgaggaagaggaggaggaggaggaggatgaggacgagatggaggaggaggaagaagaggaggaagagctggaggaagagcctgGTGGCCTCCCGGCGGCACCCGGCACCGACCTCGGCTTGGACCACAGTGACTCACTGGAATAG